The Mauremys mutica isolate MM-2020 ecotype Southern chromosome 1, ASM2049712v1, whole genome shotgun sequence genome has a segment encoding these proteins:
- the LOC123367147 gene encoding uncharacterized protein LOC123367147 has product MKPLVILVMISYFIQLTVTNGAELSIIQYPQDISVSLNSTVLILCEFDYSDKTVIDTEVYWRKDPTCNQPALQPTTSTSDVQKSQVQIKTEQSKKFSILRLDNVQLNDAGMYFCDVRLILPPPVRHKCGSGSRLTVHESKCDGNIRHAKTWWVWFFLLGYSICSSIIIIVFSILQCCKKHRNSSKNTDGICTLPSEWIYDKPSITLNNGFNQEYEDMRLIKTFTHSGRKI; this is encoded by the exons TTACCAATGGAGCGGAACTTTCAATTATACAATATCCCCAGGACATCAGTGTGTCTCTTAATTCAACTGTTTTGATACTGTGTGAATTTGACTACTCAGATAAAACCGTAATTGATACAGAGGTGTACTGGAGGAAAGACCCTACCTGTAATCAGCCAGCGCTCCAGCCAACCACAAGTACCTCTGATGTTCAAAAGTCACAGGTACAAATTAAAACAGAGCAGTCCAAAAAATTTTCAATCTTACGACTGGACAACGTTCAGCTGAACGACGCTGGCATGTATTTCTGTGATGTAAGGCTAATTTTACCACCACCAGTAAGGCACAAATGTGGAAGTGGCAGCAGGCTGACAGTACATG AGTCCAAATGCGATGGCAATATCAGGCATGCTAAAACATGGTGGGTGTGGTTCTTTCTTCTTGGATACAGCATCTGTTCCTCCATTATTATCATAGTTTTCTCC ATTCTTCAGTGCTGCAAAAAGCATAGGAACTCCTCAAAAAATACAGATGGCATCTGTACTTTGCCAAGCGAATGGATTTATGACAAACCGTCCATCACTCTTAATAATGGATTTAATCAAGAATACGAAGATATGAGACTAATAAAGACTTTTACTCACAGTGGAAGAAAGATATGA